The following are encoded in a window of Dromaius novaehollandiae isolate bDroNov1 chromosome 11, bDroNov1.hap1, whole genome shotgun sequence genomic DNA:
- the MED12 gene encoding mediator of RNA polymerase II transcription subunit 12 isoform X3, which yields MAAFGVLSYEHRPLKRPRLGPPDVYPQDPKQKEDELTALNVKQGFNNQPAVSGDEHGSAKNVNFNPAKISSNFSSIIAEKLRCNTLPDTGRRKPQVNQKDNFWLVTARSQSAINNWFTDLAGTKPLTHLAKKVPIFSKKEEVFGYLAKYTVPVMRAAWLIKMTCAYYAAITETKVKKRHVIDPFIEWTQIITKYLSEQLQKIAEFYRQLPGQGCGSPSGPMPQEVEQALKQWDYNEKLAMFMFQDGMLDRHEFLTWVLECFEKIRSGEDEFLKMLLPLLLRYSGEFVQSAYLSRRLAYFCTRRLAMQLDGAGGHPPHILSTQPGNALPSTPTPQPAAGNPPPSPFSDLLLCPQHRPVVYGLSCILQSIILCCPSALVWHYSLTDSRIKTGSPLDHLPIAPSNLPMPGGNSAFTQQVRAKLREIEQQIKERGQAVEVRWSFDKCQETTAGFTIGRVLHTLEVLDSHSFERSDFSNSLDSLYNRIFGLGPTKDSHEISPDDDAVVALLCEWAVSYKRSGRHRAMVVAKLLEKRQAEIEAERCGDSEVVDEKGSISSGSLSAASAPVFQDVLMQFLDTQAPMLTDPGKENEKVEFFNLVLLFCELIRHDVFSHNIYMCTLISRGDLAMDSHGPRPPSPFDDPTEEHDRKETEGNSGIKLEDTGLSESMDIDHNSSVLFDDMEKTDFSMFSPPMHCESKASPSPEKPDPEKEAKPLLKEKCAEGMLASLYDQPRHIQYATHFPIPQEESCSHECNQRLVVLFGVGKQRDDARHTIKKITKDILKVLNRKSTAETGGEEGQKRKKSKPEAFPTAEDIFAKFQHLSHFDQHQVTSQVSRNVLEQITSFALGMSYHLPLVQHVQFIFDLMEYSLNISGLIDFAIQLLNELSVVEAELLLKSSDLVGSYTTSLCLCIVAVLRHYHSCLILNQDQMAQVFEGLCGVVKHGMNRSDGSSAERCILAYLYDLYTSCSHLKSKFGELFSDFCSKVKNTIYCNVEPSDSNMLWEPEFMIDTIENPSALNFTYTNLGKSLNENPANRYSFVCNALMHVCVGHHDPDRVNDIAILCAELTGYCKSLSAEWLGVLKALCCSSNNGTCGFNDLLCNVDVSDLSFHDSLATFVAILIARQCLLLEDLIRCAAIPSLLNAACSEQDSEPGARLTCRILLHLFKTPQLNPCQQDGNKPTVGIRSSCDRHLLAASQNRIVDGAVFAVLKAVFVLGDAELKGSGFSHPGGVDDLMDDELGTRKAGGRVVTIETASLDIYAKYVLRSICQQEWVGERCLKSLCEDSNDLQDPVLSSTQAQRLMQLICYPHRLLDNEEGENPQRQRIKRILQNLDQWTMRQSSLELQLMIKQTANNEMNSLLENIAKATIEVFQQSAETSSASSAGNGVNSISSSASATPASNKSKPILSSLERSGVWLVAPLIAKLPTSVQGHVLKAAGEELEKGQHLGSSSRKERDRQKQKSMSLLSQQPFLSLVLTCLKGQDEQREGLLTSLYSQVQQIVTNWREDQYQDDCKAKQLMHEALKLRLNLVGGMFDTVQRSTQQTTEWAVLLLDIISSGTVDMQSNNELFTTVLDMLSVLINGTLAADMSSISQGSMEENKRAYMNLVKKLRKELGDRQSDSLEKVRQLLPLPKQTRDVITCEPQGSLIDTKGNKIAGFDSIFKKEGLQVSTKQKISPWDLFEGLKHSAPLSWGWFGTVRVDRKVSRFEEQQRLLLYHTHLKPKPRSYYLEPLPLPPEEEEPPTPVALEPEKKAVEPAKADKTSSNPTTSTEERKKKQSKAKKRNQSASKSEDFVLGPSRGVSYGVGMPTDLLHHQAGSTVSRLAYGQSPMGLYAQNQPLPAGGPRLDTSYRPVRMPLGKLVQSRPPYSGVLPSGMGSMMGLDPSYKPAVYRQQPPVSQGQILRQQLQAKLQGQGIMGQQPVRQMAPTPSYGALQPSQGYTPYVSHIGLQQHPSQSGTMVPPTYSGQPYQNSHPSSNPALVDPVRQMQQRPSGYVHQQAPGYGHTLGNTQRFPHQSIQQAPMMSGMNHLGAQGVPSGIRPSQILPDQQQQQYLRQQQQQQQQMLRQQQQQQQQQQQQQQQQQQQQQQQQQPQPQPQQQPQFQRQGLQQTQQQQQTAALVRQLQQQLSNTQTQQNNNPFGRY from the exons atCAGTTCAAACTTTAGTAGTATTATTGCAGAAAAGCTGCGCTGTAATACACTGCCTGACACGGGAAGACGGAAACCCCAGGTGAATCAGAAGGATAACTTTTGGCTGGTAACAGCACGTTCTCAGAGTGCCATAAACAACTGGTTCACAGATCTGGCTGGAACTAAGCCCCTCACTCATCTCGCCAAAAAG GTGCCCATCTTTAGCAAGAAGGAAGAGGTCTTCGGATATTTGGCAAAATACACTGTTCCGGTGATGAGAGCGGCCTGGCTCATCAAAATGACTTGTGCCTATTATGCTGCCATCACAGAAACCAAGGTGAAAAAGCGGCATGTCATTGATCCCTTCATTG AATGGACGCAGATCATCACCAAGTACCTGTCGGAGCAGCTGCAAAAAATTGCCGAGTTCTAcaggcagctcccggggcagggCTGTGGTTCACCGTCTGGGCCGATGCCCCAAGAGGTGGAACAAGCGTTGAAGCAGTGGGACTACAATGAGAAACTAGCTATGTTCATGTTCCAG GATGGCATGCTGGACCGACATGAATTCCTGACTTGGGTCCTTGAGTGCTTTGAGAAGATACGATCAGGAGAAGATGAATTTCTGAAAATGCTCCTACCCCTGCTGCTGCGG TACTCTGGAGAGTTTGTGCAGTCTGCGTACTTGTCCAGACGTCTGGCCTACTTCTGCACCCGCAGGCTTGCTATGCAGCTGGATGGTGCTGGTGGGCACCCGCCCCACATCCTGTCCACGCAGCCAGGGAATGCTCTTCCTTCAACTCCCACCCCTCAGCCAGCCGCCGGGAAtcctccccccagccccttcaGTGACTTACTGCTGTGCCCTCAGCACCGGCCAGTGGTGTATGGGCTCAGCTGCATCCTCCAG AGTATAATTCTGTGTTGCCCAAGTGCCCTGGTGTGGCATTACTCATTGACTGACAGCAGGATAAAGACTGGCTCTCCGCTGGACCACCTGCCGATAGCCCCATCCAACTTGCCCATGCCAGGGGGAAATTCAGCCTTTACACAGCAG gTTCGAGCAAAGCTCCGTGAAATTGAGCAGCAGATAAAGGAACGTGGCCAGGCTGTGGAGGTTCGCTGGTCATTTGACAAATGTCAGGAAACCACAGCAG gTTTCACTATTGGCCGTGTCTTGCACACTTTAGAAGTTCTGGACAGTCACAGCTTTGAAAGATCTGACTTCAGCAATTCTTTGGATTCCTTATATAACAGGATATTTGGGCTGGGTCCAACCAAAGACAGTCATGAG ATCTCCCCAGATGATGATGCAGTGGTGGCCTTGCTGTGTGAATGGGCTGTCAGCTATAAGCGTTCTGGACGCCACAGGGCTATGGTCGTGGCCAAACTGCTGGAAAAGCGTCAAGCAGAGATAGAGGCTGAG AGGTGTGGGGACTCTGAAGTCGTGGATGAGAAGGGCTCCATCTCCTCAGGCTCTCTCTCGGCAGCCAGCGCTCCTGTCTTTCAGGATGTCCTTATGCAGTTCCTTGACACTCAAGCTCCTATGCTAA CTGATCctgggaaggaaaatgagaaggTGGAGTTCTTTAACCTGGTGCTGCTCTTCTGTGAATTAATCCGACATGATGTCTTCTCTCACAACATCTACATGTGCACGCTCATCTCCCGGGGTGATCTTGCCATGGACTCTCAtgggcctcgcccgccctcgcccttcGATGACCCTACTGAGGAGCATGACAGGAAGGAGACGGAGGGAAACAGTGGCATCAAGCTAGAG GACACAGGTCTTTCTGAGTCCATGGACATTGACCACAACTCCAGTGTGCTTTTTGATGACATGGAGAAGACGGACTTTTCG ATGTTTTCTCCTCCAATGCATTGTGAATCTAAAGCCAGCCCTTCCCCTGAGAAACCGGatcctgaaaaggaagcaaagCCTTTGCTGAAGGAAAAGTGTGCAGAAGGAATGCTAGCCTCCCTATACGACCAGCCTCGGCACATCCAGTATGCAACGCACTTTCCTATTCCTCAG GAGGAATCATGCAGTCACGAATGTAACCAACGGTTGGTAGTTCTGTTTGGGGTTGGAAAACAACGGGATGATGCTCGGCATACGATCAAGAAAATAACCAAAGATATTCTAAAAGTTTTAAACAGAAAGAGCACTGCAGAGACAG GTGGAGAGGAAggccagaagaggaaaaagagcaagcCAGAAGCGTTCCCAACAGCTGAAGATATCTTTGCAAAGTTCCAGCACCTTTCTCACTTTGATCAGCACCAAGTCACATCTCAG GTATCTCGCAATGTCTTGGAACAAATCACCAGCTTTGCCTTGGGAATGTCATACCACCTGCCTCTGGTACAGCATGTGCAGTTCATCTTTGACTTGATGGAGTACTCACTCAATATCAGCGGTCTCATCGACTTTGCCATCCAG TTGCTGAATGAACTGAGCGTGGTGGAGGCAGAACTGCTGCTGAAATCCTCCGACCTTGTTGGCAGCTACACCACCAGCCTGTGCCTGTGCATCGTGGCTGTGCTGCGGCACTACCACTCCTGCCTTATCTTGAACCAGGACCAGATGGCTCAGGTCTTCGAAGG TCTGTGTGGGGTGGTGAAACATGGCATGAACCGTTCAGATGGCTCCTCAGCAGAGCGCTGTATCCTGGCCTATCTCTACGACCTGTATACCTCCTGCAGTCACCTCAAAAGTAAATTTGGGGAGCTCTTTAG TGATTTCTGCTCCAAGGTGAAGAACACAATCTACTGCAATGTTGAGCCATCTGATTCCAACATGCTGTGGGAACCTGAGTTCATGATTGACACTATTGAGAATCCATCTGCACTTAACTTTACGTACACCAACCTGGGCAAGAGCCTCAATGAAAACCCGGCCAACCGCTACAGCTTCGTCTGTAATGCACTTATGCACGTGTGTGTGGGACACCATGATCCAGACAG ggtGAATGACATTGCTATCCTGTGTGCTGAGCTGACTGGCTACTGCAAGTCTCTAAGTGCCGAGTGGCTGGGTGTGCTCAAAGCTTTGTGCTGCTCCTCCAATAATGGGACCTGTGGCTTCAATGATCTCCTCTGCAATGTTGAT GTCAGTGACTTATCTTTCCATGATTCCTTGGCCACCTTTGTTGCCATTCTCATTGCCCGGCAGTGCTTGCTGCTGGAGGACCTGATCCGCTGTGCTGCTATCCCCTCGCTCCTCAATGCCG CCTGCAGTGAACAGGACTCAGAACCAGGAGCACGTCTGACCTGCCGGATTTTGCTCCATCTGTTTAAGACTCCACAGCTGAACCCATGCCAGCAAGATGGCA ACAAACCCACGGTGGGAATCCGTTCCTCCTGTGACCGTCACTTACTGGCAGCTTCCCAGAATCGCATTGTGGATGGAGCAGTCTTTGCAGTGCTGAAGGCTGTCTTTGTTCTGG GAGATGCAGAACTGAAAGGCTCTGGCTTTTCCCACCCTGGAGGCGTCGATGATCTCATGGATGATGAGCTGGGTACCAGGAAAGCTGGTGGTCGGGTAGTAACTATAGAAACAGCTAGCTTGGATATTTATGCGAAGTATGTACTAAGGAGTATCTGTCAACAG GAGTGGGTAGGCGAACGATGTCTGAAGTCCCTCTGTGAAGACAGCAATGATTTGCAAGATCCTGTCCTAAGCAGCACCCAGGCTCAGAGGTTGATGCAGCTGATCTGCTATCCACACCGACTGCTGGACAACGAGGAGGGAGAAAATCCTCAGCGGCAGAGGATTAAACGCATCCTACAG AACCTGGACCAGTGGACTATGAGGCAGTCCtcgctggagctgcagctcatgATTAAGCAGACAGCCAACAAT GAAATGAACTCCTTGTTAGAAAATATAGCCAAGGCCACCATTGAGGTGTTTCAGCAGTCAGCAGAGACCAGCTCTGCTAGCTCTGCTGGCAACGGAGTCAACAGTATCAGCAGCTCAGCAAGTGCTACACCTGCCAGCAACAAATCCAAACCCATCCTCAG CTCCCTGGAGAGGTCAGGAGTGTGGCTGGTAGCCCCTCTGATTGCCAAGCTTCCAACATCAGTGCAGGGCCATGTGCTGAAAGCTGCTggagaggagctggagaaagGACAGCATCTGGGGTCGTCATCCCGCAAAGAGCGGGACCGCCAGAAGCAGAAAAG CATGTCCCTCCTGAGCCAGCAGCCGTTTCTGTCACTGGTGCTAACATGCTTGAAAGGACAGGATGAGCAGCGGGAAGGCCTCCTCACCTCTCTGTACAGTCAAGTCCAGCAG ATTGTTACAAATTGGCGGGAAGATCAGTACCAAGATGACTGCAAAGCCAAGCAACTGATGCATGAGGCCCTGAAACTCCGACTGAATTTG GTGGGAGGAATGTTTGACACAGTTCAACGGAGTACACAGCAGACAACTGAATGGGCTGTGCTTCTCCTGGACATCATCAGCAGTGGCACTGTGGACATGCAGTCAAACAA CGAACTCTTCACCACGGTGTTGGACATGCTGAGTGTTCTCATCAATGGCACCCTGGCTGCCGATATGTCCAGCATTTCTCAGGGCAGCATGGAGGAGAACAAACGGGCGTACATGAATCTGGTCAAGAAACTCAGG AAGGAGCTGGGGGACCGGCAGTCtgacagcctggagaaggtgcgaCAGCTACTTCCCCTTCCCAAGCAAACCCGAGACGTCATCACCTGCGAACCTCAGGGATCTCTCATTGACACCAAAGGCAATAAAATAGCTGGCTTTGactccatcttcaagaaggaa GGCTTGCAAGTCTCTACAAAGCAGAAGATTTCTCCCTGGGATCTGTTTGAAGGCTTGAAGCACTCGGCCCCCCTCTCCTGGGGATGGTTTGGGACAGTCCGGGTGGATCGCAAGGTGTCCAGATTTGAGGAGCAGCAGAGGCTGCTTCTGTACCACACGCACTTAAAACCCAAGCCCCGTAGTTACTACCTAGAGCCACTGCCACTGCCCCCTGAAGAGGAAGAGCCTCCCACACCTGTGGCTCTGGAGCCCGAAAAGAAGGCTGTGGAACCAGCCAAAGCTGACAAAACAAGCTCCAATCCCACCACCTCTACTGAAGAACGCAAGAAGAAACAGAGCAAAGCCAAGAAACGCAACCAGTCTGCCAGCAAAAGTGAG GATTTTGTGTTGGGTCCTAGCCGAGGGGTTTCTTATGGAGTTGGCATGCCTACAGATCTCTTGCATCACCAGGCAGGAAGCACTGTGTCTAGACTGGCATATGGGCAGTCACCAATGGGTCTCTATGCCCAGAATCAGCCTCTTCCAGCAG GTGGCCCTCGCCTGGATACATCCTACAGACCTGTGCGCATGCCACTGGGGAAACTTGTTCAGAGTCGTCCTCCCTATAGTGGGGTGCTGCCTTCAGGGATGGGGAGCATGATGGGCCTTGACCCCTCCTACAAGCCAGCAGTGTACAGACAGCAGCCCCCGGTATCCCAGGGGCAGATCCTGAGGCAGCAGCTTCAGGCAAAATTG cagggccagggcataATGGGGCAGCAGCCAGTGCGCCAGATGGCCCCAACCCCGTCCTATGGAGCACTGCAGCCCTCCCAG ggTTACACACCTTACGTCTCCCACATAGGCCTTCAGCAGCACCCGTCCCAGTCAGGCACGATGGTCCCTCCTACCTATTCTGGCCAGCCCTACCAGAATTCCCACCCCAGCTCTAACCCAGCCCTGGTGGACCCTGTTAGACAGATGCAGCAGAGACCGAGCGGCTATGTGCACCAGCAGGCCCCAGGCTACGGGCACACCTTGGGCAACACGCAGAG ATTTCCTCACCAGTCAATACAGCAGGCCCCCATGATGAGTGGGATGAACCATTTGGGCGCACAAGGAGTCCCCTCAGGAATTCGACCCAGCCAGATACTGCctgatcagcagcagcagcagtacctgaggcagcagcagcaacagcagcagcagatgctgaGG cagcagcaacagcagcagcaacaacagcagcagcagcagcaacaacagcaacaacaacagcagcagcaacagcagccacagccgcagccacagcagcaacccCAG TTCCAGCGCCAGGGCCTTCAGCagacgcagcagcagcagcaaacagctgCTCTGGTCCGACAGCTTCAACAGCAGCTTTCCA ATACACAGACACAGCAGAACAACAACCCATTTGGACGCTACTGA